atattgtaatgatcaatacaattattttaaaaatgactaccaaatacaaatattgatttttattctatatACTTACAGCCTGAGCTCCGTTTATTCTCTGAATAGAGAAGCTGCTTCACCGCTGAGCTTCAGAAATGGTAAGAAAGTCACTCTTTTATAAAGATAGAAGGGAAAAAGTCAACAACAAATTTATTTAAACGGCATTTTTGAGAATTCTGTTGACGTAAAAGCAgatttatgtctttatttcaatccactgctgccaaaaatcaccaaaattgGGTGTCAGTTCACCAAGATGCGCAGTAGGTGGTGCAATTTTTAAAGTCCTGGTAGAAGGTTACAcatgaaatgacacatttgagtcTTTATTTTCACTTAATTTACTTCCTTTTGGTTTTAGTagcaatgtttttattcttgtaaaataataatctttttgaTTCAGGAGaaattcctacaaaataaaactgttattattattcagttgttatatgtaaaataaacatttaaaggaAAGAGTAGGaaggaaatgtaaaaataattttgtttttattttttcctcgtGTCCctgctgacagccatgtttctTTACAAGCTGACCTGTCCCTTTTTAAGTCATTATTCACACTTCAACATGAGGCTAAATTTAAGCCTTTACTTTGTAGAGAAGTAGTCaggttctgttttttgtttttttgacaattgCGTGCGTGTCAGAGGTAACAGTGAATTTGTGTTATCAGTATTTTCAGGAAGTTGAACGTAAAGAAACTGTTTGACTTTGGGGGAAGTTCATATATCGCTGTGGTTACACTGAAACTGTCTTTCTTGAGAAATGTTTGCTATTTTCAAACTGTTtccctcctgcacacacacgcacgcgcccacacacacacacacacagtaccttCATACCAGCAGCTACTTTTTCAACTCTTCTCCCTCTactctgtttattttcttatctTCTCTCTGCTTGTGCGGGACTCCCCGTGTCTGGACTCGATGTTCTTTCGTCTTTAAACGTCCATCTGTCCTCTGCTCTCAGcgcttttactgtgaaaaacAAGTTTCCAGAAGATTCTGCACATGAACATTTGTGGTTAAACAGACTTttagctctgcagcagctgattTCACACGATCAAAATGTGGGCCTGAAACTTTGGCACTGAATGGATGagggggacaggtgaatgaatgatgaggacagatgaatgaatgatgtggacaggtgaatgaatgtatgaatgattATGAGGacatatgaatgtatgaatgattATGAGGACACGTGAATTAATGAATGAGtgacaagtgaatgaatgaggacacgtgaattaatgaatgagtgacgagtgaatgaatgatgaggacagatgaatgtatgatgtggacaggtgaatgaatgattgaggacatatgaatgtatgaataatTATGAGGACACGTGAATTAATGAATGAGTGAcgggtgaatgaatgaggacagatgaatgatgtggacaggtgaatcaatgagtgaatgaatgattatgAGGacatatgaatgaatgtatgaataatTATGAGGACacgtgaatgaatgatgaggacaagtgataAATGACAGGtatatgaatgaatggatgaggaCACGTGAATaaatgaggacagttgaatgaatgattatGAGGACATATGAATGATTATGAggacacatgaatgaatgaatgaatgaatgaagaggatGAATGACAGGTATATGAatggatgaggacaggtgaatgaatgattcagacgaatacttttacttgtaaGTAAAAATTAAAATCCAAATAGTGGTACATTTATACTTCATTCATGTGTTTACCAGGGCCTGTTAAGTTCCCCCATAGATGGCGCTAATGGCTTTTACCCAACTGGGCAAAATCTTCAAAACGTTTTGTTAGAAGGAAGAAAAGgcaaaaccataaaaaaaaaagatgtcccTTCTGGGCCTCCATATAATTACAATTCAGAGGTGGTTTTGAAGTCTCATTTACGTCCACATTCCTAAACATCTAAGAACTCACTCCAATCTCTTTGTCTGAGCTGCAGcagtttagttgttttttattttaaaacatacattttatacgttcatttatttgcagccgCTGCCAAAAAGTGATCCAGTTTAGTTGGATTTAgtaatttttttaatggataAACCTATTTTCTGTCACAGCAGCGCAAGTAGTGCTTTGACTAACTTGAGATGTTCTTCTCTCTCAccgtgtcacacacacacgcacacagagaccagttacacatgtttttgtttattacaaacattgatgatgtcagtgtgtgGACATCATTAAATATCATGTTAATGTAAACTGtttaacaaagacaaagaaacttGCATATAATACCTTtagtaagaaaacaaaagacatgaAGAGCACTCACCCTTTTTTATTGCTGCAGgggatacatttttaaatatttaaagacggtgtttttcctctgcagaacAAGACCAGTCAAGAGTCTGACTCTGCATATTTGTTTGGGttctgacatgtttgttttctttctttctttccatttgttttgtatCTCATGTACAAATGAATTTAATTAGTAAAATTTGAGTTAGATGGTCATTAATTGTGATTTTAGAATACAAATCCAaataacagacaaataaaatattacttCACAATATAAAGTAACTCTTCTGCCTTCATTCAGTTAGAATGGAGGTCAAATGTACAGCCTGGAAAATCAAGTAATCTGAACCAAGTGACatggtctttgtgtgtgtgtgtcctctggttaattatttatatgtatatactgtattttcaatAATCTATTCTATACTTGGCGCTGAAGAGGAGACTAAAGCCCCCTAAGGACCCAGCATGGTGCCAGATGCACAACAAAGACCCAGAGGAGCTTTAATAGGCTCCTGAAGAGATTTTCATGTTGCCTGGAGAGAAACTCATGTGACTTAAAGTGATCGTTCAAGTGTTTCTGTATAGCATGAGACGGGTACTCTCCACCTTAAATCTGGGACACCTTAAGAACGGGTTAGCCACCTTTTAGATGACCTTTTACTGAGctgctcgctctcccacaccaaactccatagaggaaatcagcgtttttagctcatagTGAGTGAGCTGGTCTGCCGCTGCCTTGTTTGGtgactttgtttcatttgttccattcagttaaatataaataaagtcacaaaatgacacatttgaagttactgatggaggcagcaagtggatcaacaactcctgtgtgccgtgtTGTAAAATCCATGATTTTGGGGTGAGCGTGTggttttacaaagtgacacaaacgtcatTTTCCAGTACAAGAACGCTGTTTAACTGTGTGATGATGTAatgcacatgtttgtttcagACTGTAAACTTAAGCAGAGGTAGATTTTCCTAGGtaactgacattttaaaaagaaaaacattattattattattattattattattattattattggtaccTTAAGCTTgtttatacagtacagtattcaCGAGGAATCAAAGCCTCTCTGTGGGTCTGTAATGTACATCTACTTTCTGTCCATTATGTCATAAGGAGCTGTCAGCATGTCTCCACATCCATCACTGACTGTCGGTCATTAATTAAAAAGCCATGTTTTAGGTCTCGGCCAGTGCGCCGTGCACTGAGGTGTGGTCTTTTAGCTTCTCCGTCCTCAGGGAGATTTAGGAAAATGTAGGCTGCCCCGCCCTGGGCACCACCACCACGTCTTCCTCCACCTCATCCTGCCAGAACTGCTGGTTCAAAGACTTCCTGACATCTGGCTGCAATGAGTGAGTGTATGTTTGCAGAAAGCCTAGATATAAAAGATTCTggattgtttttgtgtattgGATGACCGTTGACATCCACATGTTGTCCTCACGATTTCACCTCGGGTGGAATGTTCTGtcgttgacctttgacctcttaCAGAACGGGGGGGGTCTGTTACCTCCTGAGTGCTGACAGTGATGAGAGGTGGTTGAGCAGCGTGAGATGTTGCATGTGCGCGCGCTGACTCTGTTCAGCGTCTCTCCTCCTCAGCTCGTCGATCTCCCGCTGCAGCTTCTCCTCAAACTCTTGGACTTGCCTCGCTTTAGTTTTCTGCTCAGGTCCGATGATCTGCTGCTCCACATCAGAGCCTCTGTTTTCTAGGAGATGGTCCAGCTCGGTGTTCTCTACTGAGCAACTGGCGGCCTCCACCTCCCATTGAAGCTCCTTCACATCTTCTTCTCCGCCCTGGAGTCTCTGCTGGCTTTCTCTCAGTCTGTGCAGCTGTTCTGCCGGAGAGCAGAGATAACAGAACATCTCCGTCACCTCGCCGTGACGAGAGCAAACGTTCCTCTGTGGAGTTTCAGAGGAGTCCGCCAGCTTGTGTTTCTTACATGGAGGTGATTCATCATCATGAAGCTCCTCCTCTGAAGGTGACGACATCAGGACTGACCTCGGTGTGAAGATATATCTGCACACAGTGCAGCTATAGATCGTCTGATTTATTGTGCACCAAGGGCTTATTATACACTTCATACAGTAACGGTGTCCACAGGAAATAGTCACGGGATCCTTTGGTAGATCCAGACACATCAGACAGTGGATTTCCtgcttcattcttcttcttcttctgcggtggTTTACTGGAGTTGGTATCTGCCATGCTGCCAGACACTGCCTTGTGAAACATGAAGTTGAAAGGCTGCCTGTTTCCTGACAGGAGATGAAAGGATACAGGTGCAGGGCGAGGATTCTTCTCAGTATTTGGAGTTTACTTTGAGGAGCATGGGAGTCCCGAATGGGCCGACTGTTGCTGTTCTCTGTAGAATTGACCACACGTGAGTGGAGCGTGTTTGATTGTCTCTGGAtgtccacactcacacagactgtCTTTTGAAATTCTTAatcacaacagcagcacaggGTCGGACGAGAAGCATTTATCCCGTCGCTGTTGTTGATATTTTTGTACACACCAATCACACCACTGAGTTTGACCTCTGCCCATTTGTGCCCAAGGAGCACAAACCCTCCGGTTACCTAATTCCTTTCCACCTTCTGAAACTTCCTGGTGGCACTTCTTTACATCTTCCGTCATACCCCAACACCTGTTTGCGTCCGTCTCACTTTACAAgagcagtgttgctgttgcctccgtctgtcttgacatgaatCAAATCACTGGGTGACACGAGAGCTAAACACGATTAATTATACATTCGTATGGATCTGGTAGGATTAATCAGTTGAGTTAACTCATTTTAGAATGGTTTGAatctaacatttgtttttatttaaaagttactaTATTTTTAActaaacattatttgtttgtatttcttaGTTAGGgcttattgtatttattgtgtcttCGTTTTCATTATGTCCTTTTGTATGTGGCAGCTAGTAAAGATGACCTCTAAAAGAGGGTTACGTCACAGCCTCTTGTTGTGCggccttttatttttgaaagccCAAACCGGAAGTGCGGTGCTGCCTCTGCTGTAACTTGACGCTCGTACCTGTCAGCGAGTCTCCGGCTCCGCGTCAGTGCTGCTGTGACACGCCGGCTCTCAGGACGCTgctctcactcagtcactgctgcttctttaaatgttggttgtttttttgtgtgtgcgtgtggaaaAATCCCGTTTATGTAACGCTGTTTTAAATACTAATCTCGCGTTGTTAACGGTGGGTAAAGAGCGGCTCAGTGTGGATGGATTCGTCCCCGCATTGCAACGGAATTGGAGTTGGATGAAGTGAGTCTGACACGgattgaagcagcagcagcaacaccagGAGGGACAGGGGAAAGCCCTGCTGCGGCTTCTTATAGCTCTCATGGCCGGCATGACCTACATACCACGGAGCTTATGTCCACGACACCACTGTGCTGTTTCACCCTTGTAACGCAGTGGTAATTGACCTTCacgtctctgtgctgctgcagaagaGACACGTGAATGTGTGTACATGAGTCTGAAGAACCTcgaatcattcattcattcagaccTATGCAAATTAAAGGAGCCACATCTGACCTTCTGTGAAGGTCTTGGGGTCAAAGAGGAAATCAAAAGGGAAATAATTGCAGCAGGTGGCCTGAGGCTTCTGGATACTCTCCCAATATTAACCGCGACTCTGCTCTGAAGCCTTCATGTGGATGTGGTCAGATCAAAGGTCTAGATCACATCAGGGCGGAAAGATCTTTGAGATAAGCTTTGATCCAATCATGCAGAACATGTGATTTGTTAGTGGCTGTAAAGTCAACGGTCAAGCAATAAAAGAAATGAGCTTTGTTGCAGGAAAAGTCTGATCCTGAGagactttttttctgcttgCTATCATGATCCTGAACTGTCGTCAGCCGCTTCCTCTTCTGAGGCACACAGATGTTCCGCCTCGGGTCATAGAGAACTTCATCCTGACCGGCTACCGCTTCCCAAACTACAGCCTGAGGGACTGCTTGCTGTCAGCGTTCAGGCCCACCAATGAAACGGGTAACTTCTGGACCCACTTCCtgccagtttttattttttccttctaTTTTGTGGAGGTGTTTGGTTGGGATGGCGCACCGCAGGGCGACTCCCCGTTCTTCTATCCATTGTGGAACTACTATATTGGGGTTTTCTGTCTACTAGTCGCGAGCAGCATGGCTCACCTGCTCAACTCCATGTCTCTGGTGGTAAGAGAAGTCTGCTTCTTTGTGGATTACGGCACCATCAGTGCTTATACGGTTGGCTCGTCATTGGCGTACTTCTATTACATCCACCCTCGGGCAGGGATTGTTGAGACAGGAGGACATAATGACTCCCGTGTGGACCTTAAGCATGAACCAGCAGGGGCTACTACTTCCTCCTATGCAATCTCAGAGTTCAGTGTGTTCTTTGAGAACTGCTACATCCCGTGCGCATGTGTCGTCGCgatcatttgtgttttatcCTGCTGCAATACTCGCCAGAGGTGGAGAAAGCACCGCTACGCCATCCGTAcccttgttttcctcctccctttcctcaTGTCCTCCACACCAATCTTCTACCGCCTCCTCACCAGATCGCCTTACtccaccgcctcctcctccttcgcTGCGTCCACCTCAATGCCCGTCTACTTCTATCGCCACTGCTTCTGGCTGGTGGCGTCGGCCGTTTTCAACATCAGCAAGTTCCCAGAGCGGCTGGCGCCGGGTCGCTTTGACATCTGGGGACACAGTCACCAGTGGTTCCACTGCTGCACGTTCCTGTCCATCCTTGACGAGCTACACATGATCAAGACGGAGGTGAGGGCCATCCTGCTCAGccagactctgctgctgccgcccGCCACCATCCCCTGCCTACCTGGACCTACCGTAGCTTCCACCTACGGCGTGATGCTCGTCCTGCAGACCACCATCATCTCCATCATAACGTGGTTCTCCTGGTGTGCCAACTCCATCTATGACCCCGAGAGGGACCAGGTCAATAAGGAACACCCCAAGAAACATCTGAAATGTCACTGATCACGCACAGCATTGTTTTTCACACAACGATTTGCACATGCCACTCAAGAGACACGCACAAGTACAACAATCCATCCTTTCCAATCTCAAGTCCGTCGTATAATCAAACTCATTTCAGTCAACCTTTTGTGAGGAGAATGACAGGATTATATTCTAAGCTCACCATAGAGGGTGGCTGTTTGCTAGCGTACATATTGAAAGCTCTTTTTCCCCTGAGCTGTCCCAGCATGTTGCGACAGGAAGCGGGAGCACTGAGGATAATAACTACCTCTCGAGGACAGAGGAAAAGTGTTGTTACCCATAAGAACATGTGATGCGAATGTCGGCGAGACAATTGACAGAAGCCGTCTGCCGACATGTCCTGTTGTTCTTCCCCTGATCTTGAATGTTTCCTATtgacttaaagggatagttcaggtttgtggaagtgtggttgtatgagtgCAGTGACTGCGATGATTGGACGTGCACTTCAGTTTGTGACATCTCCTGTGCTGCTTCATCTTGCTGTTTGGTAACCTACTCCTGCTGAAACTGGACCTTTTTTAAACccctcacaccaaagtctatagaggAAATTggcacacaagtgtgtgtgtgtgtgtgtgtgtgtgtgagagtgtgaatgAGTGGTTTCCAAACTCCAATTTCCAGTCGGGGCCCCACACGTTGGTGTTGGTGCTCCACacttacaaaaagaaaagtatcCCTTTAATGCTTGCCAGACCATTGTTACCCATACCCTGCCTTTGCCTCCGACATCCACAAACACGCACTcatttcctccctctgtccGAGTGACGCATGCAGCAGGAAGTGCAGACGTCACAGTAATGGCCTGGAGCTCAGTCTTAGTAAAGCACTTTTCTGGGGAGGGTGGGTTGGATGGGGTTGGCGGTGGAGTTGGGGTGAGTAGATAAATTAGCCCACGTTGTTAAAAAGCCATGCTCAGTTTCTTCTTCAGCGTATATGATGATGTCCTACTGCTGCTGGAGTCCATATCTTATTATATTCACAGCAAATTCAGattaaatgtgatataaattGTCAGCAGACTTTTCTGTTGCCCACTGTATATTTTTAACagctcaagtaaaaaaaaaaaagaagagaagattCAAGCAGCAGTTTCTAATGAAGGCCTTTGTTTGCACATTGACGTGTCATGTGATGTATAGCTGCCTCCGAGTTAAAGCCATACTTTAGACGAGTGATCGTTGAAATAAATGGCAATATTGTAGTCGTACTGTCGCCAGGAACTTCCTGGATAGATTTGCACTCTGTAGATAAAATAGTTCACCCAGCGGTTTGGGCCTTTTGTGTATTAGGTTATCTTCTGAAATATCTTTAGAAAGGGCCTCAAATTCTCCCACAACCATCACAGATTCTcttattctgactttatttttttcataatagaAACATGGTTTCCCAAGATTATTACCAATTCTCTGTGGCCTTAGAAAATCTAAGCCATAATTAAAACTTATTTTTCTTATCAAAGTTGCAAGAAGAGAAGGCACAGGAGGAAGTTTGCTGGGGCTTTGAgctgagaaagaaaaagtaatgGTATAAATGTACCGGGTTACCAACACTGGTCATCCAGTGGTAATAGTAATACACGAGAGGCACAAACTGAGGCTTTAGTTCATTGGTGAAGTAGACGCTACCTTTGCCATAGATgaataatagtgtttttaaatgcatgAAGCAAGGTTTTACTGTGCTCCAGGATCATAATATCCTGCTTGCACAGATGTTAGCTACCACCCTTTGTTGAAAAACCCTCGTCCTTATCCGTATTTTTTTCggttttctggttttcttttctgcttttgAGAATTCTTCCGTCTGTCTTAAACTCTTAAGGCCTCATTTCACTGTGTTATGTCTGCGCCACGCTGGATACACGATCACAAagcaatacatttttaaaaaggaaacagGAACGCTGTTGTTGGAAATGCTGACTCTGCGTTCTCAGCTAAAATGTGAACTACTTGCTTTTTGGAACTGTGAACTGggtttaaaatgtgaaacatgaaCTTTGAGCTAGTTAATTTTCATGTGTGCAAACGGAACTTTGAACTACTTTAAGTTTTAGCAAGACCGCGGCTGCCAGTGCTTGTGAAGTTTGGACACagaacatgcatgttaaaagtctgatcttagtcggactaagagaataattcggttttcttaatgtcatgtaaacacgttggTCCAACTAAAGTCGATCTAGTctcagtcggactaacatacctggataatgtgattcatagtccgattactcatGTATGTATTAGTCAGACGTGGTGTTGTGTGCATGCACCGAAATGtcctccccagtctttgacGGGGAAGTAGGAGGAGACGAGGTTATACTCGGACTCAACAAGTTGTCCGGTTGTCCGTCTTAGTCGGTCTACAActttagctcgattaaactgcaTGCTAACGTACCGAGTGTGAACGTCACAACTTATGGCCACCGgccaccatacaaacactgcttttACTGCTAATAGCACTTTAGTCATATTAGTTTCACATTTAATCAGTCGTGCATAAGAGTACTATTGAGGTTTTCACCATAGGCGCTGTTGTGTGCGTTGTTATAGAGTGGTcttgctaacagtggctagccTGAGATGTGTCGGGCTAGTGTCCACTGCTCAACGGGAACACGGGGAACTTTGGTCGTGTTTCGCACTGCTTCCATATCCAGTGTGACCTGGGTGTACAACTTTGGCCTGTGGCTTTTGGACTGAACTCTATATTGACTGTACTAATCGTCTACGTCTATGTTTGTGTTAGATTTGCAGTGTCGGGAGTGACTGTGTCATGTTAGCCTGGAAAGCTAACAGTCAGTTTGCTcccatttgaaaagaaaacaaggatgTAGTCAAACCTAGGATTATTTGAATAAGGGTAACTCCTATTTTTGTCCATATTTTCCACGACTGTATCATTGTTctttagaggtttttttttgtgtttaacgTTAAATCAACGTGGTCCGACAGCCCACATGCTAACATGAAAATGATTTGAACGAACAGTCGTAAAGACagaatatttattgttttgagtTAATGTGTGACCCTGAAAATGGGCCGTGACTGCTGTGTTTTCGTGTTATCTCTTACTGTGTCGTTGTTTAGTCTTCCTTTTTAagagcagtgattcccaaagtctgggttgggacccacagatgggtcgcaggggacttttttttttagggtccccaaacaaatttgcagaattttcttAACCTTTATATCTAAGATTTATGTGCAGATATTTTAATCAACTTACAAAACATCTCTTGAAAATTTAAAGTATTAGCTGTAagagaaatgaatgtaaattagtcaaaaatgtgtttttgtcatgatttataaatgtaaatttgggtcacaatagtttgcATTATTAGAAAGTATAGGTGCCCATatgcaaatctgtgaaggttctcaatCATCCAGGTTATAATCGTCTTTGTCCTATTTAACTATTGCCAACTactgggaaacactgctttagaTGGAGTTCCAGCTGAGTTTGTAAGCGTTTGtcacatgtgtcacagtttTAACTCGTGTTTGTCAGTGTCCCATTTCAGAAATGTCATTACCGCAGTATTAGTTCTGCTCGTATctgcacatttgtgtttttgaagcatTAATTTGCACAAAAGACAGAAAGGTTGGAGGTGAACGCCGAGTTGTGATGTAATGAGTATGCGAGGACCATATTGAGTGGCTGCTATAATCACGCTGTTATATAGTGCACTTTAAACATAATGTTCCTTTTTAAAGGGTCAGAATCTGTAGTACTGTATTGTTTTCGGCACATTTCAGGTGTAGGTAGTGCTTTCTACTGAGAGATCCGGCCAGATAACCATGCGCTCGGTGTGAAAAGCGATGTTTCTACCTCAACAGaacatttgtgtcactgagatgaGCCGTTGTTGAAACTGATTTCGTCCTCTTTAGactgttttaaaggtccagtgtgtaagaatttagtgacatctaatggggGGAACTCCTCCGTTGGGGGTACTATGGCGGCCTTGTTCCTCTGTAATTGtctcaggctgctgtagaaacatgacaacacaaaatggcagcctaAAGTACACATAAACATCCATTCGAAGTCTTTGAAAACCaactttttacacactggacctcaaAACTCAGCAGTGTTCATTATGTGAATGTCAGATTACTGTGTCTTTTCTTGACGGAAGTACTCCGGGGGGCGACTGAAAAGCGACACTAATCTATTAtttacacatgcatttaaattaTGAATGACTTGAGGTGGAGGTTATCGTACTCTGTCTGTTAATGCTGGAAAAGTAAGAAAAACCATTATGTTAATAAATTACACTTATAATAGAgttttattcaataaataaattatgatGAACTGTATATCATTGTAGCTGTGTATTGATTTTTACTTTAAGAATGTAGAAAATGGGTTGAATTTTCTGTTTTGGTCCAGCAGTGGTTTCAGGATCTCTAGATTAGCCATTGCCAAACTTGATATGACAGTTCAGgtctgttgtaatgtgtttttatgagataCTGACCTGTATACTGAGTGTGACCCTTGCACCTAGAACCAGGTTGAGACaaggctgccagcagggacacgaAGAAATAACTGATTTAAGCTGTAATGATTTAAATCtgtatgatttaaaaacatctaaacattgtttttgccatttaccaaatcccattgagaaaaataagcatttttagGTCATtaagacacaggagctgctgttgtcCTGCTGCCTCATATGGtaagtttgtgttactttggTTCATCTGACGTAAGGATTTCA
This Solea solea chromosome 3, fSolSol10.1, whole genome shotgun sequence DNA region includes the following protein-coding sequences:
- the paqr9 gene encoding membrane progestin receptor epsilon: MILNCRQPLPLLRHTDVPPRVIENFILTGYRFPNYSLRDCLLSAFRPTNETGNFWTHFLPVFIFSFYFVEVFGWDGAPQGDSPFFYPLWNYYIGVFCLLVASSMAHLLNSMSLVVREVCFFVDYGTISAYTVGSSLAYFYYIHPRAGIVETGGHNDSRVDLKHEPAGATTSSYAISEFSVFFENCYIPCACVVAIICVLSCCNTRQRWRKHRYAIRTLVFLLPFLMSSTPIFYRLLTRSPYSTASSSFAASTSMPVYFYRHCFWLVASAVFNISKFPERLAPGRFDIWGHSHQWFHCCTFLSILDELHMIKTEVRAILLSQTLLLPPATIPCLPGPTVASTYGVMLVLQTTIISIITWFSWCANSIYDPERDQVNKEHPKKHLKCH